In one Candidatus Delongbacteria bacterium genomic region, the following are encoded:
- a CDS encoding helix-turn-helix transcriptional regulator — protein METTVFVDNLNYVFKNLGITKAHVAKICGVSKATVSMWLGGRKPYRQSIETIADLFSDLLHLSISADQLLAEDLPGLLRKNAVKRVVIKKLVRELGAMPIEDLVRISEQVSRLSEKGSPDSFT, from the coding sequence ATGGAAACGACCGTTTTCGTGGACAACCTGAACTACGTCTTCAAGAACCTGGGGATCACCAAGGCCCATGTGGCCAAGATCTGCGGGGTCTCCAAGGCCACGGTGTCCATGTGGCTCGGGGGGCGCAAGCCCTACCGCCAGAGCATTGAGACCATTGCCGACCTGTTTTCCGATCTGCTGCATCTCTCGATCAGCGCAGACCAATTGCTTGCCGAAGACCTGCCCGGTCTGCTGCGCAAGAATGCGGTGAAGCGCGTCGTGATCAAGAAACTTGTGCGCGAGCTGGGTGCCATGCCCATCGAAGATCTCGTGCGCATTTCGGAGCAGGTCAGTCGCCTCAGTGAAAAGGGATCCCCGGACTCCTTCACCTGA
- a CDS encoding phosphomannomutase/phosphoglucomutase yields the protein MSIFKAYDIRGLVPQELNEDLAWRIGRAAAEFFGAQRFLVGSDDRSSRDMLFNALTRGLRDQGVDVVDIGKVSTPILYYTLADRNFDAGVMITASHNPGGYNGFKFCRKDAQPVPQEMLNKIRDLVERNSFRSLGYRGTISSHDPFPAYKTFISKTSHLERRYKVVVDTGNAVCGLFLADLYKDTPLDIVPMYFESDPTFPNHEPNPLEDKNTADLRKRVVAEKADLGVALDGDGDRIMFIDENGIQLAGDITTLLIALGLQESGAGNFDVVVDCRSSRAVEEILKEHGLTCTRSRVGHTFIKGLMRKNDSLCGGELSGHYYFKANSFTENTDLALFTILRMLDKRNCRLSELVAPMLRYVQSGEINSHVDSVDSTLERIRSQFADGRQSQIDGLTVEYDSWWFNVRPSNTEPLLRLNLEAANTAEMELHRDRVLAVIQNA from the coding sequence ATGTCCATCTTCAAGGCGTACGATATCCGCGGACTGGTGCCGCAGGAACTGAACGAGGATCTGGCCTGGCGCATCGGCCGCGCCGCTGCGGAATTCTTTGGCGCCCAGCGCTTCCTGGTGGGCAGCGACGACCGCAGCAGCCGCGACATGCTGTTCAACGCCCTCACCCGCGGTCTGCGCGACCAGGGAGTGGATGTGGTGGACATCGGCAAGGTGAGCACTCCCATTCTGTATTACACCCTGGCCGATCGCAACTTCGATGCGGGCGTGATGATCACGGCATCCCACAATCCTGGTGGATACAACGGTTTCAAGTTCTGCCGCAAGGACGCCCAACCGGTTCCTCAGGAAATGCTGAACAAGATCCGTGATCTGGTCGAACGCAACAGTTTCCGTTCGCTGGGCTACCGGGGCACGATTTCCAGCCATGACCCTTTCCCGGCCTACAAGACCTTCATCTCGAAGACCTCGCATCTGGAACGGCGTTACAAGGTGGTGGTGGACACGGGCAATGCGGTCTGCGGGCTGTTCCTGGCCGACCTGTACAAGGACACACCCCTCGATATCGTGCCGATGTACTTCGAATCGGACCCCACCTTCCCGAACCATGAGCCCAATCCCCTGGAAGACAAGAACACGGCCGACCTGAGGAAGCGTGTGGTCGCCGAGAAGGCCGATCTGGGCGTCGCGCTGGATGGCGATGGTGACCGCATCATGTTCATCGACGAAAACGGTATCCAGTTGGCCGGCGACATCACCACCCTGCTGATCGCCCTGGGGCTGCAGGAATCCGGTGCCGGCAACTTCGATGTGGTCGTGGATTGTCGCTCCAGCCGCGCCGTGGAGGAAATCCTCAAGGAACACGGATTGACCTGCACCAGATCGCGCGTGGGTCACACCTTCATCAAGGGCCTGATGCGCAAGAACGACAGTCTCTGCGGCGGCGAACTGTCGGGCCACTATTACTTCAAGGCCAACTCCTTCACGGAGAACACGGACCTGGCCCTGTTCACCATCCTGCGCATGCTGGACAAGCGCAACTGCCGCCTGTCCGAACTGGTGGCCCCCATGCTGCGTTATGTGCAGAGCGGCGAGATCAACAGCCACGTGGATTCGGTGGACTCCACTCTGGAACGCATCCGCAGCCAATTCGCCGATGGCCGCCAGAGCCAGATCGACGGCCTGACCGTGGAGTACGACAGCTGGTGGTTCAACGTGCGCCCCTCGAACACCGAACCCCTGCTTCGCCTGAATCTGGAAGCCGCCAACACCGCCGAAATGGAACTCCACCGCGACCGCGTCCTCGCCGTGATCCAGAACGCCTGA